One genomic window of Luteitalea pratensis includes the following:
- a CDS encoding DDE-type integrase/transposase/recombinase, protein MGLRTTRPNEVWHIDPTVIRLRDGSRAYLHAVIDNFSRRILAWHVAGAFAAGNSVTELLAASEGAAASARHAQVVVPPTRTARVSRHGPRSSVRDRAITDALGRRQQWQKASGYHRQARVENAFFRYKSIIVDGLRARSRHGRDVEASLACRVLNRMTALGRPESIAISQ, encoded by the coding sequence GTGGGTCTGCGGACGACGCGCCCGAACGAGGTGTGGCACATCGACCCCACCGTCATCCGGCTGCGTGACGGCAGCCGTGCGTATCTGCATGCCGTGATCGACAACTTCTCGCGGCGAATTCTGGCGTGGCACGTCGCCGGTGCGTTCGCGGCCGGCAACAGCGTGACTGAACTCCTCGCCGCCAGTGAGGGCGCAGCCGCGAGCGCGCGACACGCGCAGGTGGTCGTGCCGCCGACCAGAACGGCAAGGGTGTCGCGACATGGACCACGCTCGAGTGTGCGCGACCGCGCGATCACCGACGCGCTCGGGCGGCGGCAGCAATGGCAGAAGGCGTCGGGCTATCATCGGCAGGCCCGCGTAGAGAACGCCTTCTTCCGCTACAAGTCCATCATCGTCGATGGCCTTCGCGCTCGTAGTCGACATGGCCGGGACGTCGAGGCGAGCCTTGCCTGTCGTGTCCTGAATCGGATGACCGCGCTTGGCAGGCCGGAGTCGATTGCGATCAGTCAGTGA
- a CDS encoding sulfatase-like hydrolase/transferase produces the protein MTFRVLLLFACVCWTAAPAVAHAQAAASARPNVVLIITDDMGWADLGAYGASDVRTPNIDSLARDGVRMTDFYSNGPVCTPTRAGLISGRYQQRYGIQAPLPTEGIPGGDVGLPSRGHSLPQLLSQRGYATALIGKWHLGYRQEFSPAAHGFAYFFGLKSGYHDFYAHTAGDGKPDLWENDRQVVVEGYTTDLITQRSVKFLEQQAARPFFLEVAYNAPHWPYQPPDRPSMAPGNARHVRPWDGETSTRADYVAMIERVDRGVGEVLQALERLDLARRTIVIFTNDNGGEWLASNGPLLNRKGSVWEGGIRVPAMIRWPGRIPAGKVSGQVGITMDLTASILAATGTTVPADARPDGIDIFPILEGRIPEVPRTLFWRTGNPTKQQWAVRSGDWKLVLDALSPFVFNVRTDPGERQNLTNQRQDIARELRPLLDAWEKDVDAEYKASSAARASSPVK, from the coding sequence ATGACTTTCCGTGTCCTCCTGCTCTTCGCGTGTGTGTGCTGGACCGCGGCGCCGGCCGTGGCGCACGCGCAGGCTGCGGCATCGGCCCGGCCCAACGTCGTCCTGATCATCACCGATGACATGGGCTGGGCGGACCTCGGCGCCTATGGCGCCAGCGACGTCCGTACGCCGAACATCGACAGCCTCGCGCGCGACGGCGTGCGGATGACGGACTTCTATTCCAACGGCCCGGTCTGCACTCCCACGCGGGCAGGCCTGATCTCCGGGCGCTATCAGCAGCGATACGGCATCCAGGCACCGCTGCCCACCGAGGGGATTCCCGGCGGAGACGTCGGTCTGCCGTCGCGCGGCCATTCGCTCCCGCAGTTGCTCTCGCAGCGCGGGTACGCGACGGCGCTCATCGGCAAGTGGCATCTCGGCTACCGCCAGGAGTTCAGCCCGGCCGCGCACGGCTTCGCGTACTTCTTCGGCCTGAAGAGCGGGTACCACGACTTCTATGCACACACCGCTGGCGACGGAAAGCCGGACCTGTGGGAGAACGATCGGCAGGTCGTCGTCGAGGGCTACACCACCGACCTGATCACGCAGCGGTCGGTGAAGTTCCTCGAGCAGCAGGCTGCGCGGCCGTTCTTCCTGGAGGTCGCCTACAACGCGCCGCACTGGCCGTATCAGCCGCCGGATCGGCCGTCGATGGCGCCGGGGAACGCGCGCCACGTGCGGCCGTGGGACGGAGAGACCAGCACGCGCGCCGACTACGTGGCGATGATCGAACGCGTCGATCGCGGCGTGGGGGAGGTCCTGCAGGCGCTCGAGCGGCTGGACCTCGCCAGGCGCACGATCGTCATCTTCACCAACGACAATGGCGGCGAGTGGCTGGCGAGCAACGGGCCGCTGTTGAACCGCAAGGGCAGCGTGTGGGAGGGTGGGATCCGCGTGCCGGCGATGATCCGCTGGCCCGGACGCATTCCTGCGGGCAAGGTATCCGGCCAGGTAGGCATCACGATGGACCTGACGGCGTCGATCCTCGCCGCGACGGGCACCACCGTGCCGGCCGACGCGCGACCGGATGGCATCGATATCTTCCCGATATTGGAGGGTCGCATTCCGGAGGTGCCGCGGACGCTGTTCTGGCGCACGGGAAACCCGACCAAGCAACAGTGGGCTGTCCGGAGTGGCGATTGGAAGCTGGTGCTCGATGCCTTGAGCCCGTTCGTCTTCAACGTGCGGACGGACCCGGGCGAGCGGCAGAACCTGACGAACCAGCGTCAGGACATCGCGCGCGAGTTGCGGCCGCTCCTGGACGCGTGGGAGAAGGACGTCGACGCGGAGTACAAGGCGTCGTCTGCGGCGCGGGCATCGTCGCCGGTGAAATGA
- a CDS encoding TonB-dependent receptor, translated as MTIATSRTGRTTFARAITLVALALLGWGAPVDESRAQTLYGSVVGAVTDNSGGALPTASVVLTNVETNHVLEALANDGGGFTFANVLPGTYTLKVTFQGFREFLQTGIAVSAGNVTRVDVGMQLGELSESITVASPATVLQTDKGDVRVELKSREITTLPLAAYRNYQSLMNLVPGATPPVGANTNDTPGKSLRSVVNGTNSNNNGTKLDGQVNMNVWLTHHLAYVPPAETIESVNISTASFEADQGMAGGMAVTVITKSGTNELRGSAFGFYGADELNARAYFAPAKTDSRRTTVGATAGGPIKKNRLFYFGSWEGMYELDSNFQFFNVPTARMRAGDFSEIGAQVIYDPATGAANGAGRLPFAGNAIPASRLSQTALDVQEYYPLPNLPGINRNYQQPFEFNLDRDNYDLKINWNRAAAHQVWGKLSVLDARSANLQRFGFEGKGIGRTRSYLFTLGHTWTLTPTTVLDGTVGLTRYDQDFRPPDYGVNYGLDVLGLPGTNGPDPRQSGFPWFATGLSTIGEERSWYPMTRHDGSFSLASNVTSIRGSHELRFGGELARHHLNHWQPEVGYGPRGGFTFGGGVTALRGGPQAPNLYNQYAAFLLGLTSNVGKSLQYELMTTREWQMGLYLRDRWQVNSKLTVSAGLRWEYYPLMTRADRGIELLDLSTMDVLLGGVGGNPEDLGIETSKGLFAPRVGVAYRLDDRNVLRAGYGLTYNPQPFARPLRGFFPLTIAANFVSADSFMPYGHLEDGIPPVDGPDLSSGRVPLPPTVTMRSPDPDNVDRGHIQSWNVAYERQLPFDVSVSTAYVGTKTTDGYAYVNINAGEPGLGAAGQPLFASVGRPAATEWFGAFTRANYHALQVAINRQYKSGLLVKGAYTYSKAMNEADDDGWAALSFNAPSQLARNYARAGFDRTHMFQVGFVYELPFARQSTGLVGALARGWQVNGIYSTYSGTPFTVTAAAASLNAPGNTQTADQIGEIVKLGDIGPGTPFFDPTAWRPITEARYGNSGRNSVRGPGQWNLDLSVFRGFTMGRYRIEARAEAFNLTNTPKFGNPNANVSGANFMAITSASGERNVRLGLRFQF; from the coding sequence ATGACAATAGCGACTTCACGGACAGGGCGAACCACATTTGCACGGGCGATCACGCTCGTCGCACTCGCGCTCCTCGGGTGGGGAGCCCCTGTCGACGAGTCGCGCGCGCAGACGCTCTACGGGTCGGTGGTCGGCGCCGTGACCGATAACTCGGGCGGCGCCCTGCCGACCGCATCGGTCGTCCTGACCAACGTCGAGACCAACCATGTGCTCGAGGCGCTCGCCAACGATGGCGGGGGATTCACGTTCGCCAATGTCCTGCCGGGCACTTACACGTTGAAGGTCACGTTCCAGGGGTTCCGCGAGTTCCTGCAGACGGGCATCGCCGTCTCGGCCGGCAACGTCACGCGCGTCGACGTCGGCATGCAGCTCGGTGAGCTATCCGAGTCGATCACTGTCGCCTCGCCGGCGACGGTGCTGCAGACCGACAAGGGCGACGTGCGTGTCGAGCTCAAGTCCAGGGAGATCACCACGCTGCCGCTGGCGGCCTACCGCAACTACCAGTCGCTGATGAACCTCGTGCCCGGTGCCACGCCGCCGGTGGGCGCCAACACCAACGACACGCCGGGCAAGTCGCTGCGCTCGGTGGTCAATGGCACCAACTCCAACAACAACGGCACCAAGCTCGATGGCCAGGTCAACATGAACGTCTGGTTGACGCATCACCTGGCGTACGTGCCTCCCGCCGAGACCATCGAGAGCGTCAATATCTCCACGGCCAGCTTCGAAGCCGACCAGGGCATGGCCGGCGGCATGGCCGTGACAGTCATCACCAAGTCGGGCACCAACGAGCTGCGCGGCTCGGCGTTCGGCTTCTATGGGGCCGACGAGCTGAACGCCAGGGCCTACTTCGCGCCGGCGAAGACCGACTCGCGGCGGACCACGGTCGGCGCCACCGCCGGCGGGCCGATCAAGAAGAATCGCCTCTTCTACTTCGGGTCGTGGGAAGGCATGTACGAGCTCGATTCGAACTTCCAGTTCTTCAACGTGCCAACCGCACGGATGCGCGCCGGCGACTTCAGCGAGATCGGCGCACAGGTCATCTACGACCCGGCGACCGGCGCGGCCAACGGCGCCGGGCGCCTGCCGTTTGCTGGCAATGCCATTCCCGCCAGTCGCCTCAGCCAGACGGCGCTGGACGTCCAGGAGTACTACCCGCTGCCGAATCTGCCCGGCATCAACCGCAACTACCAGCAGCCTTTCGAGTTCAACCTCGATCGCGACAACTACGATCTGAAGATCAACTGGAACCGGGCCGCCGCGCACCAGGTGTGGGGCAAGTTGAGTGTGCTCGACGCGCGCAGCGCCAACCTCCAGCGCTTCGGCTTCGAGGGCAAGGGCATCGGCAGGACGCGGTCCTATCTGTTCACCCTCGGACACACGTGGACGCTCACACCGACCACCGTCCTCGACGGCACGGTGGGGCTGACGCGGTATGACCAGGACTTCCGTCCGCCGGACTACGGGGTCAACTATGGCCTCGACGTCCTCGGCCTCCCCGGCACCAACGGCCCCGACCCTCGACAGAGCGGCTTCCCATGGTTTGCCACGGGGCTGTCAACCATCGGCGAGGAGCGCTCGTGGTATCCGATGACGCGACACGATGGCAGTTTCTCGCTGGCGTCCAACGTCACGAGCATCCGTGGCAGCCACGAGCTGCGTTTCGGCGGTGAGCTGGCCCGCCACCATCTGAATCACTGGCAGCCCGAGGTCGGCTACGGCCCACGTGGCGGCTTCACCTTCGGCGGTGGCGTGACGGCACTGCGCGGCGGCCCGCAGGCACCCAATCTCTACAACCAGTACGCCGCCTTCCTGCTCGGCCTGACCAGCAACGTCGGCAAGAGCCTGCAGTACGAGCTGATGACCACGCGCGAATGGCAGATGGGGCTGTATCTGCGCGACCGGTGGCAGGTCAACTCGAAGCTCACGGTCAGCGCGGGCCTGCGGTGGGAATACTACCCGCTCATGACGCGGGCGGACCGCGGCATCGAGCTGCTCGATCTGTCGACGATGGACGTGCTGCTCGGCGGCGTCGGCGGCAACCCCGAAGATCTCGGCATCGAGACGAGCAAGGGACTGTTCGCGCCGCGCGTCGGCGTCGCCTACCGGCTCGACGACCGCAACGTCCTGCGCGCCGGCTATGGGCTCACCTACAACCCGCAGCCGTTCGCCCGCCCGCTGCGCGGCTTCTTCCCGCTGACGATCGCCGCCAACTTCGTCAGCGCGGACTCCTTCATGCCTTACGGTCACCTCGAGGACGGCATTCCGCCAGTCGACGGCCCGGATCTCTCGAGCGGACGCGTGCCGCTGCCACCCACCGTGACCATGCGCTCGCCGGATCCCGACAACGTCGATCGCGGCCACATCCAGTCGTGGAACGTCGCCTACGAGCGGCAGTTGCCCTTCGACGTGTCGGTGTCGACGGCCTACGTCGGCACCAAGACCACCGACGGCTACGCGTATGTCAACATCAACGCCGGCGAGCCGGGTCTCGGCGCGGCTGGTCAGCCGCTGTTTGCCAGCGTCGGGCGCCCGGCCGCGACCGAGTGGTTCGGCGCCTTCACGCGCGCCAACTATCACGCGCTGCAGGTCGCTATCAACCGCCAGTACAAGAGCGGGCTGCTGGTCAAGGGCGCCTATACCTACTCCAAGGCGATGAACGAGGCCGACGACGATGGGTGGGCGGCGCTGTCGTTCAACGCGCCCTCGCAGCTGGCGCGCAACTACGCGCGGGCCGGGTTCGACCGCACGCACATGTTCCAGGTCGGTTTCGTCTACGAACTGCCCTTCGCCCGGCAGAGCACCGGCCTGGTCGGCGCCCTGGCCCGCGGCTGGCAGGTCAATGGCATCTACTCGACCTACTCGGGCACGCCGTTCACGGTCACCGCGGCGGCGGCGTCGTTGAACGCGCCAGGCAACACGCAGACGGCCGATCAGATCGGCGAGATCGTGAAGCTCGGCGACATCGGCCCGGGAACGCCCTTCTTCGACCCCACGGCGTGGCGTCCGATAACCGAGGCCCGTTATGGCAACTCCGGCCGCAACAGCGTGCGCGGACCAGGGCAGTGGAATCTCGACTTGTCGGTCTTCCGCGGCTTCACGATGGGCCGCTATCGCATCGAAGCCAGGGCCGAGGCGTTCAACCTGACCAATACACCGAAGTTCGGCAACCCGAACGCCAACGTGTCGGGGGCAAACTTCATGGCCATCACGAGCGCAAGCGGTGAGCGTAACGTGCGGCTGGGCCTGCGGTTCCAGTTCTGA
- a CDS encoding FN3 domain-containing metallophosphoesterase family protein, giving the protein MLVLCSLCISVPKLPARFEEIVMHAPLRRREFFKASSAAAVGIALPEAPAAAQGVAKSPENFHLVGAPVLQGVSESSAAIVWAVNDTSTGWVEYGTTEALGQKAQAGDCGLMALDPIVHKVRLTGLAPATKYFYRVYAAPIAFLGPYDIRRGRPFASPIYSFTTLDTGRGAETTFSVINDTHETKETLTPLLGRLKAEPTAMTFWNGDMFDDIRSESHLAEQLLVPAGLAYATESPVYFTRGNHDVRGAGARHLSKFVDTPNGLPYYSFRQGPVAFICLDTGEDKPDDHPVYAGLSDFAAYRLEQRGWLAKELARDHIRTASFRVVVAHIPMYEAAGRTRQRPVDPYGGTGVGGGADARAKWHDLLVKAGIDLIIAGHTHRYAFLEADATRPFAQLTGGGPRPEAATLIQGRATTNELVVMMTKLDGTSIGRYTFNRRT; this is encoded by the coding sequence TTGCTGGTTCTTTGCAGCCTGTGTATAAGTGTCCCGAAACTGCCCGCTCGATTCGAGGAGATTGTCATGCACGCCCCTCTCCGCCGCCGCGAGTTCTTCAAGGCATCCAGCGCGGCGGCGGTTGGCATCGCGCTGCCCGAGGCGCCAGCTGCCGCGCAGGGCGTCGCCAAGTCGCCCGAGAACTTCCATCTGGTCGGCGCCCCGGTGCTTCAAGGGGTCAGTGAGTCCAGCGCGGCCATCGTCTGGGCGGTCAACGACACGAGCACCGGCTGGGTGGAGTACGGCACGACGGAGGCGCTCGGTCAGAAGGCGCAGGCCGGCGATTGCGGCCTGATGGCGCTCGATCCGATCGTCCACAAGGTGCGGCTGACGGGACTCGCCCCGGCGACGAAGTATTTCTACCGGGTCTATGCCGCGCCGATCGCCTTCCTCGGTCCGTACGACATCAGGCGAGGCCGACCGTTTGCCAGCCCGATCTACTCGTTCACTACCCTCGACACCGGTCGTGGTGCCGAGACCACGTTCTCGGTCATCAACGACACGCACGAGACGAAGGAGACACTGACGCCCCTGTTGGGCCGGTTGAAGGCCGAGCCGACGGCGATGACGTTCTGGAACGGCGACATGTTCGACGACATCCGATCGGAATCGCACCTGGCCGAGCAACTGCTCGTGCCAGCCGGGCTCGCGTATGCGACCGAGTCACCGGTCTATTTCACGCGCGGCAATCACGACGTCCGTGGTGCTGGCGCCCGCCATCTCTCGAAGTTCGTCGACACGCCGAACGGCCTGCCGTACTACTCCTTCCGTCAGGGGCCGGTTGCCTTCATCTGTCTGGACACGGGCGAGGACAAGCCCGACGACCACCCGGTCTACGCCGGCCTGTCCGACTTTGCGGCCTACCGTCTCGAGCAACGCGGCTGGCTGGCCAAAGAACTGGCCAGGGACCACATCCGCACCGCGTCGTTTCGCGTCGTTGTCGCGCACATTCCCATGTACGAGGCGGCCGGGCGCACGCGCCAGCGCCCCGTCGATCCATATGGCGGCACGGGCGTTGGTGGCGGCGCCGACGCTCGCGCGAAATGGCACGACCTGCTCGTCAAGGCCGGCATCGACCTCATCATCGCCGGCCATACGCATCGCTACGCATTTCTCGAGGCCGATGCCACGCGGCCCTTCGCCCAACTGACGGGCGGCGGGCCGCGTCCCGAAGCGGCCACGTTGATCCAGGGCAGAGCGACCACGAACGAACTGGTCGTCATGATGACCAAGCTCGACGGCACGTCGATCGGCCGCTACACCTTCAACCGCCGCACCTAG